One Solanum lycopersicum chromosome 2, SLM_r2.1 genomic region harbors:
- the LOC101251529 gene encoding uncharacterized protein isoform X1, with the protein MKWMGGSVSQNMQGCRAKFRVIALVLLAISIGLAGLYSMLKPISNGCTMTYMYPTYIPVPTPKNLSSMKYGLHLYHEGWRKINFSDHLKTLSGVPVLFIPGNGGSYKQVRSVAAESDRAYQGGPLEHSFYQEASLTLGEGVDFDVTSTPLPYQYTSMLDWFAVDLEGEHSAMDGRILEEHTDYVVYAIHRILDHYKESHDARVKEGAAVSRSPPRSVILVGHSMGGFVARAAIVHPDLRKSAVETVLTLSSPHQSPPLALQPSLGQYYARVNHEWRKGYEVQTSRSGHHLSDPLLSHVVVVSISGGYHDYQVRSNLQSLDGIVPPTHGFMISSTSMKNVWLSMEHQVILWCNQLVVQVSHTLLSLVDQGTGQPISDVRKRLAIFTKMLHSGIPPNFNWLKQSQLPHIPIEDGEAKSGSQAHRVYSCPNNIHWSDDALERDLYIETTTVTVLAMDGRRRWLDIEKLGSNGKNHFVFVTNLSPCSGVRLHLWPEKGTEVSTLPINKRVLEVTSKMVQIPSGPAPRQVEPGTQTEQAPPSAVFWLHPEDMRGFRYLTISVAPRMAVSGRPPPATSMGVGQFFKPADGETALSSGSLIRSMFSLQEMTLNEDHPLALNLSFSVSLGLMPVTLSVKTTGCGIRKSEFTADETGEMEIDRLCKLRCFPPVAIAWDFTSGLHIFPNLFSETILVDSSPALWTSSLGSEKTNVILLIDPHCSYKTSIGVNVTSAAKRFSLLYFPQITGFAIAVVFFALMRQARQWELDLPIPSLLTAVESNLRMPLPFLCLALLPILFALVLSCLISLPLPPAISFISVSTICYLCANGVVAVLISASQLLFYVSASLHVFIKKRSQTREHNFSPLFTAFLSSKVVRIVRFNPLFDMTLVSLTLMCFAHPALGLLLLVISHAVCSHNSLSSFLMASFHSRTQTKEFIESGNRRQSGSKQSIPEHDGEINTHVPQKESNSSSLDSVKSYGDTQLEIFNHRHGLLVLHLLAMLMFVPSFIAWIQRMGIGHSLPWFLDSILCIGVLLHGVCDSKPEFNFFFFFPFPVIQRLEINLSFGYLLAGYFSYICGLALAPYITFYPMAAIGFISCAFRIIEKRSREKGEMYHHRRKHSHKH; encoded by the exons ATGAAGTGGATGGGCGGTAGCGTGAGCCAAAACATGCAAGGCTGCAGAGCGAAATTTAGAGTGATTGCATTGGTTCTACTTGCTATATCTATAGGTTTAGCTGGTCTTTATAGCATGCTAAAACCCATATCTAATGGATGTACCATGACATACATGTATCCTACTTATATCCCTGTACCTACACCGAAAAATCTGTCGTCCATGAAGTATGGATTACATCTATACCATGAAGGATGGAGAAAGATTAATTTCAGCGATCATCTTAAGACACTTAGTGGAGTTCCTGTTCTTTTTATCCCTGGCAATGGTGGAAGCTACAAACAG GTGAGATCTGTGGCTGCAGAATCTGATAGAGCTTATCAAGGAGGTCCTCTTGAGCACAGCTTTTACCAAGAAGCCTCTCTAACTCTCGGAGAGGgagtagattttgatgtcaccAGCACTCCTTTACCCTATCAATACACATCCATGCTTGACTGGTTTGCTGTGGATCTTGAAGGTGAACATTCTGCAATGGATGGTCGAATTCTTGAAGAACACACAGATTATGTTGTATATGCCATTCACAGG ATATTGGATCATTATAAAGAGTCCCACGATGCACGAGTTAAGGAAGGTGCTGCTGTGTCTAGGAGTCCTCCGAGAAGTGTGATATTGGTTGGTCATTCCATGGGTGGTTTTGTTGCTAGAGCTGCGATTGTCCACCCAGATTTAAGGAAATCTGCTGTTGAAACTGTTCTGACACTTTCGTCTCCACACCA GTCGCCTCCTCTGGCTCTGCAGCCATCACTTGGTCAGTATTATGCACGAGTAAATCACGAATGGAGGAAAGGATACGAGGTCCAAACTTCTCGTTCAGGGCATCATCTGTCTGATCCACTACTCtctcatgttgttgttgtctCCATTTCTGGTGGTTATCATGATTACCAG GTCCGATCAAATTTACAATCACTTGATGGTATTGTGCCTCCTACCCATGGCTTTATGATTAGTAGCACAAGCATGAAAAATGTGTGGTTGTCAATGGAGCACCAGGTTATCTTGTGGTGTAATCAGCTTGTTGTCCAA GTATCACATACTCTTCTTAGTCTGGTAGACCAGGGGACTGGACAACCTATATCTGATGTTCGAAAAAGGCTGGCAATCTTCACAAAAATGCTTCATAGTGGGATACCTCCAAATTTTAATTGGTTAAAGCAGTCACAGCTGCCTCATATACCAATTGAAGATGGAGAAGCTAAATCTG GATCTCAAGCACATAGAGTGTATTCTTGCCCTAATAACATCCATTGGAGTGATGATGCACTTGAAAGAGATTTATACATCGAGACAACCACAGTTACAGTTTTAGCGATGGACGGGAGAAGGCGGTGGTTGGACATTGAGAAGTTG GGGTCTAACGGCAAAAACCATTTTGTTTTTGTCACAAATCTTTCTCCATGTTCCGGTGTACGACTGCACCTTTGGCCTGAGAAAGGAACTGAAGTTTCCACTTTACCGATCAATAAACGGGTTTTAGAAGTTACATCAAAGATGGTGCAAATTCCATCTGGACCAGCTCCGAGGCAG GTTGAACCAGGTACTCAGACTGAGCAGGCACCTCCCTCTGCTGTATTTTGGTTGCACCCAGAGGATATGCGTGGTTTCAGATATCTGACCATCTCAGTGGCACCTCGCATG GCTGTTTCAGGAAGACCTCCACCAGCCACTTCCATGGGAGTTGGGCAATTTTTTAAACCAGCAGACGGAGAAACAGCCTTATCTTCTGGGTCGTTGATTCGGTCTATGTTTTCTTTACAG GAGATGACGTTGAATGAGGATCATCCTCTTGCACTCAATCTGTCTTTCTCTGTTAGCTTGGGTCTCATGCCTGTGACGTTATCTGTCAAAACAACTGGTTGTGGAATAAGAAAGTCAGAGTTCACTGCTGATGAAACTGGAGAGATGGAAATTGACA GGCTGTGTAAACTTCGCTGTTTCCCTCCTGTAGCAATTGCTTGGGATTTCACGTCTGGtcttcatatttttcctaaTCTGTTCTCAGAAACAATTCTTGTGGATTCCTCTCCAGCACTCTGGACTTCCAGCCTAGGGTCAGAAAAGACCAACGTTATATTGCTG ATTGATCCACATTGTTCGTACAAAACAAGTATTGGTGTTAATGTAACCTCTGCAGCTAAAAGATTTTCGCTTTTATATTTCCCACAG ATTACTGGTTTTGCAATTGCTGTTGTCTTTTTTGCTTTAATGCGGCAAGCACGACAATGGGAGCTTGACCTGCCTATACCTTCACTCCTTACAGCAGTTGAATCAAATTTGCGGATGCCATTGCCCTTTCTATGTTTGGCCCTGCTACCTATCTTATTTGCTCTTGTACTTTCCTGCCTCATTTCTCTACCTCTTCCTCCAGCCATAAGTTTCATCTCTGTCTCAACAATCTGTTACTTATGTGCAAATGGAGTGGTGGCTGTGCTGATATCAGCCTCCCAGTTGTTGTTCTACGTTAGTGCATCTTTACATGTATTCATCAAGAAACG GTCGCAAACACGGGAACATaacttttctcctcttttcacTGCCTTCCTGTCATCCAAG GTAGTCAGGATCGTGAGATTCAATCCATTGTTTGATATGACACTTGTCTCTTTGACCCTAATGTGCTTCGCTCATCCAGCATTGGGTCTTCTTTTGCTGGTCATTTCTCATGCTGTGTGCTCCCACAATTCCCTGTCCAG TTTTTTGATGGCTTCATTTCACAGCCGTACCCAGACTAAGGAGTTCATAGAATCTGGGAACAGACGTCAGAGTGGATCGAAGCAGTCCATACCCGAGCATGATGGTGAAATCAACACGCATGTTCCTCAGAAGGAGAGTAATTCCAGTAGTCTGGACTCAGTAAAAAGCTATGGTGACACCCAATTAGAGATCTTCAATCATCGGCATGGCTTGCTTGTATTACACTTGCTTGCAATGCTGATGTTTGTCCCTTCATTTATTGCGTGGATCCAG AGAATGGGGATCGGTCATAGCTTGCCGTGGTTCTTGGATTCTATACTTTGCATAGGTGTTTTGCTGCATGGTGTATGTGACTCAAAGCCAGAgttcaacttcttcttcttctttccttttCCGGTCATCCAAAGATTGGAGATAAACCTGAGCTTTGGCTATCTTCTTGCTGGATACTT
- the LOC101251529 gene encoding uncharacterized protein isoform X2, translating into MKWMGGSVSQNMQGCRAKFRVIALVLLAISIGLAGLYSMLKPISNGCTMTYMYPTYIPVPTPKNLSSMKYGLHLYHEGWRKINFSDHLKTLSGVPVLFIPGNGGSYKQVRSVAAESDRAYQGGPLEHSFYQEASLTLGEGVDFDVTSTPLPYQYTSMLDWFAVDLEGEHSAMDGRILEEHTDYVVYAIHRILDHYKESHDARVKEGAAVSRSPPRSVILVGHSMGGFVARAAIVHPDLRKSAVETVLTLSSPHQSPPLALQPSLGQYYARVNHEWRKGYEVQTSRSGHHLSDPLLSHVVVVSISGGYHDYQVRSNLQSLDGIVPPTHGFMISSTSMKNVWLSMEHQVILWCNQLVVQVSHTLLSLVDQGTGQPISDVRKRLAIFTKMLHSGIPPNFNWLKQSQLPHIPIEDGEAKSGSQAHRVYSCPNNIHWSDDALERDLYIETTTVTVLAMDGRRRWLDIEKLGSNGKNHFVFVTNLSPCSGVRLHLWPEKGTEVSTLPINKRVLEVTSKMVQIPSGPAPRQVEPGTQTEQAPPSAVFWLHPEDMRGFRYLTISVAPRMAVSGRPPPATSMGVGQFFKPADGETALSSGSLIRSMFSLQEMTLNEDHPLALNLSFSVSLGLMPVTLSVKTTGCGIRKSEFTADETGEMEIDRLCKLRCFPPVAIAWDFTSGLHIFPNLFSETILVDSSPALWTSSLGSEKTNVILLIDPHCSYKTSIGVNVTSAAKRFSLLYFPQITGFAIAVVFFALMRQARQWELDLPIPSLLTAVESNLRMPLPFLCLALLPILFALVLSCLISLPLPPAISFISVSTICYLCANGVVAVLISASQLLFYVSASLHVFIKKRSQTREHNFSPLFTAFLSSKVVRIVRFNPLFDMTLVSLTLMCFAHPALGLLLLVISHAVCSHNSLSSRTQTKEFIESGNRRQSGSKQSIPEHDGEINTHVPQKESNSSSLDSVKSYGDTQLEIFNHRHGLLVLHLLAMLMFVPSFIAWIQRMGIGHSLPWFLDSILCIGVLLHGVCDSKPEFNFFFFFPFPVIQRLEINLSFGYLLAGYFSYICGLALAPYITFYPMAAIGFISCAFRIIEKRSREKGEMYHHRRKHSHKH; encoded by the exons ATGAAGTGGATGGGCGGTAGCGTGAGCCAAAACATGCAAGGCTGCAGAGCGAAATTTAGAGTGATTGCATTGGTTCTACTTGCTATATCTATAGGTTTAGCTGGTCTTTATAGCATGCTAAAACCCATATCTAATGGATGTACCATGACATACATGTATCCTACTTATATCCCTGTACCTACACCGAAAAATCTGTCGTCCATGAAGTATGGATTACATCTATACCATGAAGGATGGAGAAAGATTAATTTCAGCGATCATCTTAAGACACTTAGTGGAGTTCCTGTTCTTTTTATCCCTGGCAATGGTGGAAGCTACAAACAG GTGAGATCTGTGGCTGCAGAATCTGATAGAGCTTATCAAGGAGGTCCTCTTGAGCACAGCTTTTACCAAGAAGCCTCTCTAACTCTCGGAGAGGgagtagattttgatgtcaccAGCACTCCTTTACCCTATCAATACACATCCATGCTTGACTGGTTTGCTGTGGATCTTGAAGGTGAACATTCTGCAATGGATGGTCGAATTCTTGAAGAACACACAGATTATGTTGTATATGCCATTCACAGG ATATTGGATCATTATAAAGAGTCCCACGATGCACGAGTTAAGGAAGGTGCTGCTGTGTCTAGGAGTCCTCCGAGAAGTGTGATATTGGTTGGTCATTCCATGGGTGGTTTTGTTGCTAGAGCTGCGATTGTCCACCCAGATTTAAGGAAATCTGCTGTTGAAACTGTTCTGACACTTTCGTCTCCACACCA GTCGCCTCCTCTGGCTCTGCAGCCATCACTTGGTCAGTATTATGCACGAGTAAATCACGAATGGAGGAAAGGATACGAGGTCCAAACTTCTCGTTCAGGGCATCATCTGTCTGATCCACTACTCtctcatgttgttgttgtctCCATTTCTGGTGGTTATCATGATTACCAG GTCCGATCAAATTTACAATCACTTGATGGTATTGTGCCTCCTACCCATGGCTTTATGATTAGTAGCACAAGCATGAAAAATGTGTGGTTGTCAATGGAGCACCAGGTTATCTTGTGGTGTAATCAGCTTGTTGTCCAA GTATCACATACTCTTCTTAGTCTGGTAGACCAGGGGACTGGACAACCTATATCTGATGTTCGAAAAAGGCTGGCAATCTTCACAAAAATGCTTCATAGTGGGATACCTCCAAATTTTAATTGGTTAAAGCAGTCACAGCTGCCTCATATACCAATTGAAGATGGAGAAGCTAAATCTG GATCTCAAGCACATAGAGTGTATTCTTGCCCTAATAACATCCATTGGAGTGATGATGCACTTGAAAGAGATTTATACATCGAGACAACCACAGTTACAGTTTTAGCGATGGACGGGAGAAGGCGGTGGTTGGACATTGAGAAGTTG GGGTCTAACGGCAAAAACCATTTTGTTTTTGTCACAAATCTTTCTCCATGTTCCGGTGTACGACTGCACCTTTGGCCTGAGAAAGGAACTGAAGTTTCCACTTTACCGATCAATAAACGGGTTTTAGAAGTTACATCAAAGATGGTGCAAATTCCATCTGGACCAGCTCCGAGGCAG GTTGAACCAGGTACTCAGACTGAGCAGGCACCTCCCTCTGCTGTATTTTGGTTGCACCCAGAGGATATGCGTGGTTTCAGATATCTGACCATCTCAGTGGCACCTCGCATG GCTGTTTCAGGAAGACCTCCACCAGCCACTTCCATGGGAGTTGGGCAATTTTTTAAACCAGCAGACGGAGAAACAGCCTTATCTTCTGGGTCGTTGATTCGGTCTATGTTTTCTTTACAG GAGATGACGTTGAATGAGGATCATCCTCTTGCACTCAATCTGTCTTTCTCTGTTAGCTTGGGTCTCATGCCTGTGACGTTATCTGTCAAAACAACTGGTTGTGGAATAAGAAAGTCAGAGTTCACTGCTGATGAAACTGGAGAGATGGAAATTGACA GGCTGTGTAAACTTCGCTGTTTCCCTCCTGTAGCAATTGCTTGGGATTTCACGTCTGGtcttcatatttttcctaaTCTGTTCTCAGAAACAATTCTTGTGGATTCCTCTCCAGCACTCTGGACTTCCAGCCTAGGGTCAGAAAAGACCAACGTTATATTGCTG ATTGATCCACATTGTTCGTACAAAACAAGTATTGGTGTTAATGTAACCTCTGCAGCTAAAAGATTTTCGCTTTTATATTTCCCACAG ATTACTGGTTTTGCAATTGCTGTTGTCTTTTTTGCTTTAATGCGGCAAGCACGACAATGGGAGCTTGACCTGCCTATACCTTCACTCCTTACAGCAGTTGAATCAAATTTGCGGATGCCATTGCCCTTTCTATGTTTGGCCCTGCTACCTATCTTATTTGCTCTTGTACTTTCCTGCCTCATTTCTCTACCTCTTCCTCCAGCCATAAGTTTCATCTCTGTCTCAACAATCTGTTACTTATGTGCAAATGGAGTGGTGGCTGTGCTGATATCAGCCTCCCAGTTGTTGTTCTACGTTAGTGCATCTTTACATGTATTCATCAAGAAACG GTCGCAAACACGGGAACATaacttttctcctcttttcacTGCCTTCCTGTCATCCAAG GTAGTCAGGATCGTGAGATTCAATCCATTGTTTGATATGACACTTGTCTCTTTGACCCTAATGTGCTTCGCTCATCCAGCATTGGGTCTTCTTTTGCTGGTCATTTCTCATGCTGTGTGCTCCCACAATTCCCTGTCCAG CCGTACCCAGACTAAGGAGTTCATAGAATCTGGGAACAGACGTCAGAGTGGATCGAAGCAGTCCATACCCGAGCATGATGGTGAAATCAACACGCATGTTCCTCAGAAGGAGAGTAATTCCAGTAGTCTGGACTCAGTAAAAAGCTATGGTGACACCCAATTAGAGATCTTCAATCATCGGCATGGCTTGCTTGTATTACACTTGCTTGCAATGCTGATGTTTGTCCCTTCATTTATTGCGTGGATCCAG AGAATGGGGATCGGTCATAGCTTGCCGTGGTTCTTGGATTCTATACTTTGCATAGGTGTTTTGCTGCATGGTGTATGTGACTCAAAGCCAGAgttcaacttcttcttcttctttccttttCCGGTCATCCAAAGATTGGAGATAAACCTGAGCTTTGGCTATCTTCTTGCTGGATACTT